A part of Tachysurus vachellii isolate PV-2020 chromosome 4, HZAU_Pvac_v1, whole genome shotgun sequence genomic DNA contains:
- the camk1a gene encoding calcium/calmodulin-dependent protein kinase type 1 has translation MPLEEGKGWKKKTTDIKDNYDFKEVLGTGAFSEVVLAEEKNTQRLVAVKCIPKKALEGKENGIENEIVVLHRIKHKNIVSLEDIFESQTHLYLVMQLVSGGELFDRIVEKGFYTERDASKLIRQILDAVKYLHDVGIVHRDLKPENLLYYSMDEDSNIMISDFGLSKIEDSGTVMSTACGTPGYVAPEVLAQKPYSKAVDCWSIGVISYILLCGYPPFYDENDAKLFEQILKAEYEFDSPYWDDISDSAKDFIFHLMEKDPDLRYTCEQALQHPWISGDTALDKNIHESVSAQIKKNFAKSKWKQAFNATAVVRHMRRLQLGTSLEGCSQITTTSPCHRHLLLPAKEHNPEEDEENDEDENGSLDIDGRRNSADQDSVRSCAYCCRPTSRV, from the exons GGGGGCGTTTTCTGAGGTGGTGCTGGCTGAGGAGAAGAACACTCAGCGCCTCGTTGCTGTCAAGTGCATCCCCAAGAAGGCACTGGAGGGCAAAGAGAACGGTATCGAGAATGAGATAGTTGTGCTACACAG GATAAAACATAAGAACATTGTTTCATTGGAGGACATATTTGAGAGTCAGACACACCTGTACCTGGTCATGCAATT gGTATCTGGTGGAGAGCTGTTTGACAGAATTGTTGAGAAAGGTttctacacagagagagatgccAGTAAACTCATTCGTCAGATCTTAGATGCAGTGAAATATCTGCATGATGTGGGCATTGTTCACAGAGATCTGAAG CCAGAGAACCTTCTGTATTATAGCATGGATGAAGACTCCAACATCATGATCAGTGACTTTGGACTGTCAAAAATTGAGGACTCTGGAACTGTGATGTCAACTGCCTGTGGAACACCTGGATATGTGG CTCCTGAGGTTCTGGCTCAGAAACCCTACAGCAAAGCAGTGGACTGCTGGTCCATAGGggttatttcttacatttt GTTATGCGGATATCCACCATTTTATGATGAAAATGACGCGAAACTGTTTGAGCAAATACTGAAGGCTGAGTATGAGTTTGATTCTCCATACTGGGACGATATATCAGACTCAG CTAAAGATTTCATATTCCATCTAATGGAGAAAGATCCAGATCTAAGATATACGTGTGAACAAGCCTTACAGCATCCATG GATCTCGGGAGACACGGCTCTTGACAAAAACATCCATGAATCTGTCAGCGCTCAGATTAAAAAGAACTTTGCCAAGAGTAAATGGAAG CAAGCCTTCAATGCAACAGCCGTGGTGAGGCACATGAGGAGGTTACAGCTGGGCACCAGCCTGGAGGGCTGTAGTCAAATCACCACCACCAGCCCCTGCCACAGACATCTGCTTCTGCCTGCTAAAGAGCACAACCCAGAAGAAGATGAGGAAAACGATGAGGATGAGAATG GTTCTCTGGATATTGATGGTCGACGCAACAGTGCTGATCAGGACAGTGTAAGAAGCTGTGCATACTGCTGTAGACCAACCAGCAGGGTCTGA